Proteins encoded together in one Ficedula albicollis isolate OC2 unplaced genomic scaffold, FicAlb1.5 N00441, whole genome shotgun sequence window:
- the LOC101815698 gene encoding LOW QUALITY PROTEIN: zinc finger protein 239-like (The sequence of the model RefSeq protein was modified relative to this genomic sequence to represent the inferred CDS: substituted 1 base at 1 genomic stop codon) — translation MEEEEEKPQRSLTRRSSKPSPGSCRVEGPSLSREGGKRSRQSSELVEKPHGGEKPHKCLECGRSFRWNSELIRHQRIHTGERPYECGACGKSFSQSSNLIQHQRIHTGEKPYECGECGKGFRDSSTLTHHQRTHTRERPYECEECRKSFTQRSNLIQHQMIHTGERPFECGKCRKSFCTVSDLMRHQVIHTGERPYTCLECGKSFGWMCYLNKHQLIHTRERPFECPKCGKRFQTSSDCLKHERIHTDERPFRCPDCRKGFKENGQLVVHQRIHLGERPYECHECGKSFSWSSNLTQHQQRHHXEEPCECPECGKSFVLCSSSIPHGRIGVG, via the coding sequence atggaggaggaggaggaaaagccccAGAGATCCCTCacaaggaggagcagcaaacccagcccagggagctgccgGGTGGAAGGACCCTCCCTGAGCCGAGAAGGCGGCAAgagatccaggcagagctcagagctggtggagaagcCTCATGGAGGAGAGAAGCCCCACAAGTGCTTGGAATGTGGGAGGAGTTTCAGGTGGAACTCTGAGCTGATCCGGCACCAgaggatccacactggggaacGGCCCTACGAGTGTGGAGcatgtgggaagagcttcagccAGAGCTCCAACCTGATCCAGCACCAgaggatccacactggggagaagcCCTACGagtgtggggaatgtgggaagggATTCAGAGACAGCTCCACCCTGACCCACCACCAGAGGACCCACACAAGGGAACGGCCCTATGAGTGTGAGGAATGTCGGAAGAGCTTCACCCAGAGGTCTAACCTGATCCAACACCAGATGATCCACACTGGGGAACGGCCTTTTGAgtgtgggaaatgcaggaagaGTTTCTGCACAGTATCTGATCTGATGAGGCACCAGGTGATCCACACAGGGGAACGGCCCTACACCTgcttggaatgtgggaagagctttggGTGGATGTGCTACCTGAATAAACATCAGCTCATCCACACCAGGGAGAGGCCCTTCGAGTGTCCCAAGTGTGGGAAGAGGTTTCAGACCAGCTCTGATTGCCTCAAACATGAGCGGATTCACACAGATGAGAGGCCTTTCCGCTGCCCCGACTGCAGGAAGGGATTCAAGGAAAATGGACAGCTCGTTGTCCACCAGCGTATCCACCTtggggagaggccctacgagtgtcatgagtgtgggaagagcttctccTGGAGCTCTAACTTGACCCAACACCAACAGAGGCACCACTAAGAGGAGCCCTGTGAGTGCCCagagtgtgggaagagctttgtgctctgctccagctccattcccCATGGGAGGATCGGTGTTGGATGA